In Tubulanus polymorphus chromosome 8, tnTubPoly1.2, whole genome shotgun sequence, one genomic interval encodes:
- the LOC141910345 gene encoding uncharacterized protein LOC141910345 translates to MSSGDLFEEAIFSETRDEEVDGDDIQGDGDGSFLLAANQSFDVVTTSPLDNEPANRLLRNNNEADVDVCLLPNEAEDHAHNNNHNNSYIDDKSLVGVANYVNSNNEHLAHNVFNIDSIVGDNEIIINSDTQSGSFCASRSNDEIEISMPLSVVVTREKSVCENDGKNEIADVVELDSCRKKDCEIEFATEIDCEVPTRNDCEIAAMDDCDLATKNVCKIAIMNDCEYDSKITTKNDCKIATEDDCKIQNDSKKIKNDSKIANNTKPDCETEITSENDGEITAKIDYKNTIENVTSLWGSNETSLNTSSSEMFTCVSNCESDTLDSLTPLASSSDESLTREAQNACDFRIAFDTTLDQTRADRGKIETIQNSKIVEDENLDTEVIPRDEKIVVDGVKNTNECPGEVLEVGFEIDGRVENEVVEDEMKDELKIDENLKNEQHVQNFKKEYTLSRENLCLEAQRQSLLKIAFDTTLDLTAKSINTMMDVCSESGSEIKPAEKFSTISELYDVNLIDKPVDEPSAESPAEVMNSELSTSSETNEVDLENDHKSTEQGMEDFDGEYFPVQMRINKISAFKIAFNTTLEQTEVGSHTLETSSERMTEMADGQKIVEHSKADENVEDILFVSDSLENESKSERFEVDFEMNAEVNSNNVEENILIDIGSEIESVTNELEENHYPAFAIEEKNVLGEEGNVEENGNEMSDKIVKCLGRPDHVECRINERIEESGRSENITDEVEDYLSAVDNDDAALDDTLNDFQSPLSSASQTTQAMSSSEFKQSRALNREVEFDNDDDDDDESCQKMSDHLSQGKFDDHSSYNSSNSTDLVTAWDEYSSIKKESPNKVLSNPFNDDLQIDRKYIFDSNGATTERDDFIVQENDVICYVELVKNIDERLSSIESRNSKQSMSIHDADENIQESEAEDCDQPDNGCTCKTGQEDIQKLAMDNPEQENVEVYHVIAPDVKNADTFDADRDVNTANVIATLEPVDFTLSGEDFSEPEVIGGDKNIFLFTPDRNENNIPLEVVNSEQNLEDPITHKTVEVDNDVSPVNNNVIGKFPSNGDLEPVDNFELNSEETQEHVAYDVEKKSPQENEAVEFQYNSKETQEHEAVKFDNGILPVALDSDVDELQETHIVVDTDYSKEEVIDSKSNECEYIAYDEHCSSDTEIGNDGESVKPVGTASVRTLCKDIVDDICSSLNLKEPVHDNLNVNLSNSALSLQKKPVAFFIGENTCIMKPGCKDAEILPSQPMSPKVREKFGNLMKIDRKEAWSVWKLHQEQRSPSRFNVIADNSPSCLSGRSLKYGSQVSDIEMGNPLSLHDEITENDNLNDEASAPPDCKTVRDQAISEHDVNKSPKGIIIYSNEKDQTCFEEVDIDANLEMPSVNLMEKHNIDDESMKTLPSNFQTIGDQITAKQSMDECPESKFSRSIGRCFLKNDDQTDPRKMLMEPSESAFVQTGPNVPLVTAVDKIESGVQEAKANEGDGEIISSGEEDVKIYDIRNDLAEIGGKIKAELMTDIPKDQLETETEFYFLKAAEINADYIANFGSSSNTHEFQSSEISDAFAKKTSVDSHQSVDNPVDFKSNRRSSGGLNVSTGADTSLEWDGLVESTRSDLVVDSTFSDVDSAIFSPCRNLDTSDRKSSEAKSVCFDSEKESNLIQRSVGIKNIPDLFIDSVDSAESQKDDGDNDNAQTDDYEIVLPEIIAEECKVDFIESIKKLAFDCDNVDSDFDDNRKSCYEHKSLADCSIDTDDTSPEINDKVDDDDDVLIADSQDDVASDFSSLRHSTPSVSLANKRSGRKLLPDPWDVMEPVLETVGITTDAASFDLERDLATNLECSVIIGDSTKEVVADSMPKMQNFEPVEGFSSMRSARLETEDRIFVDPKENMENSRVSEIISYNVGVKHPCSTDLENGDAAIMTIKDDRNTVEDMKSEMLEIDKIEINLGDRKYTGKIVDDKLDNIAISECARNRGRACENLLVKKSDSNQELPVFQNVDQMWNITPANAVYYSANSDRIVFVDISGTETSTSAHCLEAEGHSINELDEKKLAKSYDDEVEVVNSRASKSRGRSRVELGEDMDEKICDEYEKLINSEVFVENDAERTDRSENGKIPETSSMKRSNDVSIMRSVDVAEVSDEKKFDSSLDAKYLDNVVLSPCPVDVVARLMNSCHQVDDSWEEIPSTSDANVLELRQDEDTELQLDQFATQFIAVIIEQAQKDETSERERYLFEKVPRLDTTGVIEGGKEAWNVQCDRRNGLQTRNVRLLVEGNEERIEILEEVRNDEEVESIMKNEEQLRQKFTDKRQCANDDADYVDSKSWNDLEVGDNEKEPSEHTAVFIIDSSSSDDDDADVDETDDDSDDYAVVDDDKFYDNNEVGYVFTTGNGGMKDTYCSTENSGTIPSGCNYRLESIIEENEDDTNNEEKLGKNLSGRLDMIEEEGNDLMCQISSSGLEETVTCPKSSSQEENVTSQGENVIRPKCSSLIPQLDSNFTCSGGRGNENSGHSTATCEKFGKVDDNKDLNSDWDEGAEHASPGVDDAVNAIGTDELQDDEQHQEQQSAGEDADTSDEFITLQSSLERAADADGDDNESDDKTENDDEFLTDDDDSSSLTAADEEAGKEEANKDAESVDVTAIDNDDGGNLDGRFDDSERHMREDGAMVNEESEDDWSTDSEGETRL, encoded by the exons atgtcatcggGAGATTTATTTGAAGAGGCCATATTTTCTGAAACAAGG GATGAAGAAGTAGACGGTGATGATATTCAGGGTGACGGAGACGGTTCTTTTCTACTCGCTGCCAATCAGTCGTTCGACGTGGTGACGACGAGTCCGCTTGACAACGAACCAGCCAATCGGCTGCTCCGTAACAACAACGAAGCAGATGTCGATGTCTGTCTTCTGCCGAACGAAGCGGAAGATCACGCTCACAATAACAATCATAATAATAGTTATATTGATGATAAATCGCTTGTAGGCGTGGCTAATTATGTAAATAGCAATAACGAGCACCTAGCGCATAATGTTTTTAATATAGATTCGATAGTTGGtgataatgaaattatcattaattccGATACGCAGTCAGGTTCTTTCTGTGCATCACGAAGCAATGATGAAATCGAAATTTCTATGCCACTTTCTGTTGTGGTCACTAGGGAGAAATCGGTTTGCGAAAATGATGGTAAAAATGAGATTGCCGATGTTGTAGAGTTAGATTCTTGTCGCAAAAAGGAttgtgaaattgaatttgctactgaaattgattgtgaaGTTCCTACGAGAAATGATTGTGAAATTGCTGCGATGGATGATTGTGACCTAGCAaccaaaaatgtttgtaaaatTGCTATAATGAATGACTGTGAATACGATTCTAAGATAACCACTAAAAATGATTGTAAAATAGCTACAGAAGATGActgtaaaattcaaaatgattcaaaaaaGATTAAGAATGATAGTAAAATAGCTAACAATACAAAACCCGATTGTGAAACCGAAATTACTTCTGAAAATGATGGTGAAATAACTGCAAAgattgattacaaaaataccATCGAAAATGTAACCTCGCTTTGGGGGTCCAATGAGACTAGTTTGAATACTTCTAGCTCTGAGATGTTCACTTGTGTATCTAACTGTGAGTCGGACACCCTCGACTCACTCACACCATTGGCGTCGAGTTCGGATGAGTCGTTGACTCGCGAGGCCCAAAACGCTTGTGATTTCCGAATTGCATTCGATACTACTTTAGATCAAACACGCGCAGACCGGGGTAAAATTGAAACtatccaaaattcaaaaattgtggAGGATGAAAATCTGGACACGGAAGTTATTCCTCGAGATGAGAAAATTGTTGTCGACGGGGTAAAGAACACGAATGAATGTCCTGGAGAAGTTCTTGAGGTTGGATTCGAAATTGATGGAagagttgaaaatgaagtcgtcgaagatgaaatgaaagatGAGCTTAAgattgatgaaaatttgaaaaatgaacaacatgtacagaatttcaaaaaagaatatacTCTTTCACGTGAAAATCTTTGCCTTGAAGCTCAAAGACAATCACTGTTGAAAATTGCATTTGACACGACTTTGGATCTGACTGCTAAAAGTATTAATACGATGATGGATGTTTGTAGTGAGAGTGGCTCTGAAATTAAACCAGCTGAAAAATTTTCCACCATATCCGAGTTATATGATGTTAATTTGATTGATAAGCCAGTTGACGAACCGAGCGCAGAATCACCTGCAGAAGTTATGAATTCTGAATTGTCAACTTCTTCTGAAACGAATGAAGTAGATTTGGAGAATGATCATAAATCAACTGAGCAGGGAATGGAGGATTTCGATGGAGAATATTTCCCGGTTCAAATgcgaataaataaaatatctgcTTTTAAAATCGCCTTCAATACGACCTTGGAACAGACAGAAGTGGGTTCACACACATTGGAAACTTCATCTGAACGTATGACAGAAATGGCAGATGGCCAAAAAATAGTGGAGCATTCCAAAGctgatgaaaatgttgaagatATTCTTTTCGTGAGTGATAGTTTAGAAAATGAGAGCAAATCTGAGAGATTTGAggtagattttgaaatgaatgcaGAAGTTAATAGCAATaatgttgaagaaaatattttgatcgaCATAGGTTCAGAAATTGAAAGCGTAACGAATGAATTAGAAGAAAATCATTACCCTGCATTCGctattgaagaaaaaaatgtcttGGGAGAGGAAGGAAATGTGGAAGAAAATGGGAATGAAATGAGTGATAAAATTGTCAAATGTCTTGGTAGACCAGACCACGTAGAATGCAGGATAAATGAGAGAATTGAAGAAAGTGGACGCTCTGAAAATATTACTGATGAAGTTGAAGACTATTTAAGTGCTGTAGACAATGATGACGCCGCTTTGGATGATactttaaatgattttcaatcacCTTTGAGTTCAGCGTCACAAACAACTCAAGCTATGAGTTCAAGTGAATTCAAACAATCACGGGCACTTAATAGAGAAGTGgaatttgataatgatgatgatgatgatgatgaaagctGTCAGAAAATGTCCGATCACCTTTCACAAGGAAAATTCGATGATCATAGTAGCTATAATAGCTCAAACAGTACAGATCTTGTTACAGCCTGGGACGAGTATTCATCCATTAAAAAAGAATCGCCGAATAAGGTTTTAAGCAATCCATTCAACGATGATCTTCAAATCGACAGGAAGTACATTTTCGATTCGAATGGAGCAACTACTGAACGAGATGACTTTATAGTGCAAGAGAATGATGTTATCTGCTATGTGGAATTGGTCAAGAATATTGATGAGAGGCTGTCATCGATTGAATCAAGAAACTCGAAACAAAGTATGTCCATTCACGatgctgatgaaaatattcaagagAGCGAAGCTGAAGACTGTGACCAACCAGACAATGGATGCACCTGTAAAACTGGACAGGAAGATATCCAGAAGCTTGCAATGGATAATCCAGAACAGGAAAATGTTGAAGTCTATCATGTAATCGCTCCAGATGTAAAAAATGCTGATACATTCGATGCTGATCGCGATGTGAACACTGCAAATGTTATAGCAACTTTAGAACCAGTTGATTTTACACTAAGTGGTGAAGATTTCAGTGAGCCTGAGGTAATTGGAGGTGATAAGAATATTTTTCTCTTCACTCcggatagaaatgaaaataatataccACTTGAAGTTGTAAATTCTGAGCAGAACTTGGAAGATCCCATAACGCATAAGACGGTAGAAGTTGATAATGATGTTTCACCTGTAAATAACAATGTAATTGGGAAATTTCCTTCTAATGGGGATTTGGAACCAGTTGATAATTTTGAACTAAACTCTGAAGAAACCCAAGAGCATGTGGCATATGACGTTGAGAAAAAATCTCCTCAAGAAAATGAGGCAGTGGAATTTCAGTACAACTCTAAAGAAACTCAGGAACATGAGGCGGTAAAATTTGATAATGGTATATTACCTGTTGCGTTGGATAGCGATGTGGATGAATTGCAAGAAACACATATAGTTGTAGATACAGATTATAGTAAAGAAGAAGTCAttgattcaaaatcaaatgaatgTGAATATATTGCTTATGATGAACATTGCAGTTCGGATACTGAAATCGGGAACGATGGTGAGTCTGTCAAACCTGTCGGTACTGCATCTGTCCGGACATTATGCAAAGACATAGTGGATGATATCTGTTCAAGTCTAAATCTGAAGGAGCCTGTGCACGATAACCTCAACGTGAATTTATCGAATTCGGCTCTGAGCTTGCAGAAAAAACCAGTTGCTTTTTTCATCGGAGAGAACACCTGTATAATGAAACCAGGTTGTAAGGATGCGGAAATCTTGCCGAGTCAACCGATGTCTCCGAAAGTAAGAGAGAAATTcggtaatttgatgaaaatcgATCGCAAAGAAGCGTGGTCGGTTTGGAAATTGCATCAAGAACAACGGTCACCATCCCGCTTCAATGTCATTGCAGACAATTCACCATCTTGTCTCTCTGGTCGGTCATTAAAGTATGGTTCTCAAGTATCTGACATAGAAATGGGAAATCCTCTTTCACTTCatgatgaaataactgaaaatgataatttgaatGATGAAGCATCAGCTCCACCTGATTGCAAAACTGTCAGGGACCAAGCGATATCAGAGCATGATGTGAATAAAAGTCCGAAAGGAATTATTATTTACAGTAATGAAAAAGATCAAACCTGTTTTGAAGAGGTTGATATTGATGCTAACCTTGAAATGCCATCTGTAAATCTGATGGAGAAAcataatattgatgatgaatcCATGAAAACATTGCCATCTAACTTCCAAACTATTGGGGACCAAATCACAGCAAAGCAAAGTATGGATGAATGTCCAGAATCAAAGTTTTCTCGCAGTATTGGACGCTGTTTCctaaaaaatgatgatcaGACTGATCCAAGAAAAATGCTTATGGAACCTAGTGAAAGTGCCTTTGTTCAAACTGGTCCAAACGTTCCCTTAGTTACCGCAGTAGATAAGATAGAAAGTGGAGTGCAAGAGGCGAAAGCAAATGAAGGCGATGGCGAAATCATATCTTCTGGTGAAGAGGATGtaaaaatttatgatattcgCAATGACCTGGCAGAAATCGGTGGAAAAATTAAAGCCGAGTTGATGACTGATATACCAAAAGATCAACTGGAaacagaaacagaattttattttttgaaagcGGCGGAAATAAATGCAGATTATATTGCTAATTTTGGATCAAGCTCGAATACTCATGAATTTCAGAGTTCTGAAATATCTGACGCTTTTGCCAAGAAAACTAGTGTTGATTCTCATCAATCTGTGGACAATCCGGTCGATTTTAAGTCAAACAGAAGATCATCTGGAGGTCTGAATGTTTCAACTGGTGCTGATACGAGTTTAGAATGGGATGGACTTGTTGAGTCTACTCGAAGTGATCTGGTCGTCGACTCAACTTTCAGCGATGTAGATTCCGCCATATTCAGTCCTTGCAGAAATCTCGATACCAGTGACAGAAAAAGCTCCGAAGCAAAATCTGTCTGTTTTGACTCTGAGAAGGAATCCAACCTAATTCAACGGTCAGTCGGGATAAAAAACATCCCCGATCTCTTCATTGATTCAGTTGACAGTGCCGAAAGTCAAAAAGATGATGGTGATAACGATAATGCCCAGACTGATGACTACGAAATCGTGTTGCCAGAAATAATCGCTGAGGAATGTAAAGTCGATTTCATAGAATCGATTAAAAAACTTGCTTTCGACTGCGACAATGTTGACAGTGATTTTGATGACAATCGCAAGTCCTGCTATGAACACAAAAGCCTCGCCGATTGCAGCATAGATACCGATGATACATCCCCTGAAATCAACGATAAGgttgatgacgatgatgatgtttTGATAGCGGATAGTCAAGATGACGTGGCATCTGATTTCTCATCACTCAGACATAGCACGCCATCGGTTTCCTTAGCGAACAAACGCTCAGGTAGAAAGTTATTGCCAGATCCATGGGACGTGATGGAACCAGTATTGGAAACAGTAGGGATAACAACTGATGCAGCGTCTTTTGATCTTGAAAGAGACCTAGCTACGAACCTTGAATGTTCGGTCATCATTGGAGATTCTACGAAAGAAGTAGTGGCAGATAGTATGCCGAAAATGCAAAATTTTGAACCAGTTGAAGGTTTTTCTAGCATGCGAAGTGCTAGGCTAGAAACGGaagatagaatatttgttgaccCAAAAGAGAATATGGAAAATTCTCGTGTATCTGAGATCATCAGTTATAATGTCGGAGTTAAACACCCTTGCAGTACAGATTTGGAGAATGGAGATGCAGCCATCATGACAATTAAGGATGACCGCAATACAGTTGAGGATATGAAATCTGAAATGTTGGAAATTGACAAAATTGAGATAAACTTAGGAGATAGAAAATATACTGGTAAGATTGTTGATGATAAACTGGATAATATTGCAATATCTGAATGTGCCAGAAATAGAGGTCGAGCATGTGAGAATTTGCTCGTGAAGAAATCAGATTCGAATCAGGAATTACCAGTTTTCCAGAATGTCGACCAGATGTGGAACATCACGCCGGCCAATGCGGTTTATTACAGCGCCAATTCCGATCGAATTGTGTTCGTCGATATCAGTGGCACCGAAACATCTACGTCTGCTCATTGTCTTGAAGCTGAAGGCCACTCGATCAACGAGCTCGATGAAAAGAAGCTTGCAAAATCGTACGACGATGAAGTGGAGGTGGTGAATAGCAGGGCTTCGAAGTCACGTGGCCGCAGTCGGGTTGAATTAGGTGAAGACATGGATGAAAAAATTTGTGATGAgtatgaaaaattgataaacaGTGAagtctttgtagaaaatgatGCTGAAAGAACTGACAGAagtgaaaatggaaaaatccCTGAAACAAGTTCAATGAAACGCAGTAATGATGTTTCAATAATGAGAAGTGTTGATGTCGCTGAGGTTTCAgatgaaaagaaatttgatTCGTCACTGGATGCCAAGTATTTGGATAATGTAGTTTTATCCCCGTGTCCGGTCGACGTGGTCGCCAGGTTGATGAATTCTTGTCACCAGGTCGACGATTCCTGGGAGGAGATTCCTTCGACGTCTGATGCAAATGTGTTAGAATTACGGCAAGATGAAGATACAGAACTGCAGTTGGATCAATTTGCCACACAATTTATCGCTGTGATTATTGAACAGGCTCAAAAAGACGAAACCTCGGAACGCGAACGATATCTCTTTGAAAAAGTGCCAAGACTAGATACAACTGGAGTTATTGAAGGAGGAAAAGAGGCATGGAATGTGCAATGCGATAGAAGAAATGGTCTTCAAACTCGGAATGTGCGATTACTAGTTGAAGGTAATGAGGAACGAATTGAGATTCTCGAAGAGGTTCGAAATGATGAAGAAGTCGAATCCATCATGAAAAACGAAGAACAACTGAGACAGAAATTTACCGACAAACGGCAATGTGCCAATGATGATGCAGACTACGTCGATTCAAAAAGTTGGAACGATCTTGAAGTTGGTGATAATGAGAAGGAACCTAGCGAACACACTGCCGTTTTCATCATTGATAGTAGTAgctctgatgatgatgatgctgatGTCGATGAAACTGATGATGACAGTGATGATTACGCAGTTGTCGATGACGACAAATTTTACGACAACAATGAAGTCGGTTATGTTTTTACCACAGGCAACGGCGGCATGAAAGATACTTATTGTTCGACAGAGAACAGTGGCACCATCCCATCCGGTTGTAATTATCGATTAGAGAGCATCATAGaggaaaatgaagatgatacgAATAACGAGGAAAAATTAGGGAAGAACTTGTCCGGGCGATTGGACATGATCGAAGAGGAAGGTAACGATCTGATGTGTCAAATATCAAGTTCCGGACTGGAAGAAACTGTTACTTGTCCGAAATCCAGTTCACAAGAGGAAAACGTAACTTCGCAAGGAGAAAATGTTATCCGTCCCAAATGCAGTTCATTGATACCTCAGCTGGACAGTAATTTTACTTGTTCCGGTGGTCGTGGTAACGAAAATTCTGGTCACTCGACTGCGACTTGCGAGAAATTTGGAAAAGTTGACGACAACAAGGATTTGAATTCCGATTGGGATGAAGGAGCTGAACACGCCTCACCCGGGGTCGATGATGCTGTTAATGCCATCGGTACTGATGAACTCCAGGACGATGAACAGCATCAGGAGCAGCAATCAGCCGGAGAGGACGCGGATACCAGCGATGAATTCATCACCCTTCAATCCAGCTTGGAACGAGCCGCTGACGCCGAtggtgatgataatgaaagCGACGATAAGACAGAAAATGACGATGAATTTCTGACTGACGACGACGATTCCTCCTCATTAACGGCTGCCGACGAGGAGGCTGGGAAAGAGGAAGCAAATAAGGATGCTGAATCGGTAGACGTAACTGCTATCGATAATGACGATGGGGGTAACCTGGACGGCCGGTTCGATGACTCGGAGAGACACATGAGGGAAGATGGAGCGATGGTGAACGAGGAGAGTGAGGATGACTGGTCGACCGATAGTGAGGGGGAAACGAGATTATGA
- the LOC141909857 gene encoding tRNA-splicing endonuclease subunit Sen34-like encodes MKIYAKDGTGHVWDANDAQELREVHRIVGTLIGCLPRKPRQNVQLSLPLELLPEEVNLLLKIGVAELVDDSQIPQTPSDQIVTNYKHFRENSFLEQVELCKAERRRVILKNRDRIIEGRRKKAAKMRKLKRGVDDDNDDEADNDFNVDDIQIKPITESQSLIQIPTANWLPSDGEVSRVEWSYPQTDRQRVRCRVFEDLWRRGYFLTSGNKFGGDFLVYPGDPALYHSMYVAVCRLYTGPMNASEIVSMGRMGTNVKKTLLLCSVDDDEGTSGNLVYTSIRWTGIV; translated from the exons atgaagatttaCGCAAAAGATGGAACTGGGCATGTGTGGGATGCGAATG ATGCTCAGGAGTTGCGCGAAGTTCACAGAATCGTCGGTACATTGATCGGTTGTCTACCACGAAAACCGCGGCAAAATGTTCAACTGTCGTTACCTTTGGAGTTGCTGCCCGAAGAGGTGAACCTTTTACTGAAAATAG GTGTAGCTGAACTGGTGGATGACAGTCAAATACCGCAGACCCCTTCAGACCAAATAGTCACTAACTATAAACATTTCAGAGAAAACAGTTTCCTAGAACAG GTCGAGTTGTGTAAAGCCGAACGGAGACGAGTTATCTTAAAAAACCGCGACCGCATTATCGAAGGAAGGAGAAAGAAGGCGGCAAAAATGCGTAAATTAAAACGAG GGgtcgatgatgataatgacgaTGAAgctgataatgattttaatgtcgatgatattcaaatcaaaccaaTCACTGAATCTCAATCTCTGATTCAAATTCCAACCG ctaaCTGGTTGCCCTCTGATGGTGAGGTATCTCGTGTTGAGTGGAGTTATCCTCAAACTGACAGACAGCGTGTGAGGTGTCGGGTGTTCGAGGATCTCTGGCGGCGAGGTTATTTCCTCACGAGCGGGAACAAATTCGGCGGCGATTTCCTCGTTTATCCGG GTGACCCGGCGCTGTATCATTCGATGTACGTAGCCGTATGTCGCCTGTACACGGGCCCGATGAACGCCTCGGAGATCGTGTCCATGGGCCGCATGGGCACGAATGTTAAAAAAACCCTACTACTATGCTCGGTAGACGACGATGAAGGCACCTCTGGCAACCTAGTGTACACGTCTATTCGTTGGACGGGAATTGTGTGA
- the LOC141910200 gene encoding uncharacterized protein LOC141910200 → MASRKSLCAICGLVVLGYLALDAWALESCETKCNGPSGPDASCVSLCEIADETCRGDDGFCKQSCTGLTEDECVELCRFYADQECSADNDKPECICRTMREENGGDCSG, encoded by the exons ATGGCTTCTCGAAAAAGTTTATGCGCAATTTGTGGATTAGTAGTTCTAG GGTATTTGGCTCTTGACGCTTGGGCGTTGGAATCTTGCGAAACAAAATGCAACGGCCCCAGTGGACCAGATGCGTCGTGCGTGTCTCTCTGTGAGATTGCTGATGAGACTTGCCGAGGAGACGATGGCTTCTGTAAACAAAGCTGTACTGGGCTCACCGAGGACGAGTGCGTCGAACTGTGCCGATTTTACGCCGACCAGGAATGCTCCGCGGATAACGACAAGCCTGAATGTATCTGTCGTACCATGCGAGAAGAGAATGGAGGG gattGTTCCGGTTAA